From the genome of Pseudoliparis swirei isolate HS2019 ecotype Mariana Trench chromosome 10, NWPU_hadal_v1, whole genome shotgun sequence, one region includes:
- the LOC130200905 gene encoding gastrula zinc finger protein XlCGF57.1-like, with product MTGAPFSKSTKKKHLKTERDGDEDGSRSDPDSPLQPTADETSQSSECETDNSYDWKEPLSHLNPLQNNEVLESDVDCNTGKTSISSSGSFGHKKHPKGHSGVKTAEKPISCSVCGKTFRLANTLKLHSTVHTGKKLFSCSVCGKTFRLAQSLKRHSTVHTGEKPISCSVCGKTFRLANTLKLHSTVHTGEKLFSCSVCGKTFRLAQSLKRHSTVHTGEKLFSCSVCGKTFRRARNLKRHSTVHTGEKLFSCSVCGKTFRLANTLKLHSTVHTGEKLFSCSVCGKTFRQAQSLKLHSTVHTGEKLFSCSVCGKTFRQAQSLKLHSTVHTGEKLFSCSVCGKTYRQANSLKRHSTVHTGEKLFSCSVCGKTFRLASNLELHSTVHTGEKLFSCSVCGKTFRQANNLKRHSTVHTGEKLFSCSVCGKTYRHAQSLKLHSTVHTGEKLFSCSVCGKTFRQANNLKRHSTVHTGEKLFSCSDCGKTFRRALNLKRHSTVHTGEKLFSCSVCGKTFRLANSLKLHSTVHTGEKLFSCSVCGKTFRRAHNLKEHSTVHTGEKLFSCSVCGKTFRLAQRLKRHSTVHTGKTN from the exons atgactggagctcca TTCTCAAAGTccactaaaaaaaaacatttgaaaacagaaagagatggagatgaagacGGATCCAGATCAGATCCAGATAGTCCTTTACAACCGACTGCTGATGAGACTTCccaatcctctgaatgtgagactgataacagtTATGATTGGAAGGAACCTCTGTCACATTTAAACCCTTTGCAAAACAATGAAGTACTTGAAAGTGACGTGGACTGTAATACTGGAAAAACATCAATTAGCTCCTCTGGAAGCTTTGGCCACAAGAAACATCCGAAGGGACACTCTGGAGTCAAAACAGCAGAGAAACcaatcagttgttcagtttgtggtaaaacattcagactcgCGAAcactctgaaactacactcaactgtccacactggaaagAAACTATTCAGCTGTTCAGTTTGTgggaaaacattcagactagcgcagagtctgaaacgacactcaactgttcacactggagagaaaccaatcagttgttcagtttgtggtaaaacattcagactcgCGAAcactctgaaactacactcaactgtccacactggagagaaactattcagctgttcagtttgtgggaaaacattcagactagcgcagagtctgaaacgacactcaactgttcacactggagagaaactattcagttgttcagtttgtggtaaaacattcagacgagcacgcaatctgaaacgacactcaactgtccacactggagagaaactattcagttgttcagtttgtggtaaaacattcagactcgCGAAcactctgaaactacactcaactgtccacactggagagaaactattcagttgttcagtttgtggtaaaacattcagacaagcgcagagtctgaaactacactcaactgtccacactggagagaaactattcagttgttcagtttgtggtaaaacattcagacaagcgcagagtctgaaactacactcaactgtccacactggagagaaactattcagttgttcagtttgtggtaaaacatataGACAAGCGAAcagtctgaaacgacactcaactgtccacactggagaaaaACTATTCagctgttcagtttgtggtaaaacattcagactagcaaGCAATCTggaactacactcaactgtccacactggagagaaactattcagttgttcagtttgtggtaaaacattcagacaagcgaacaatctgaaacgacactcaactgtccacactggagaaaaactattcagttgttcagtttgtggtaaaacatataGACACGCGCAgagtctgaaactacactcaactgtccacactggagaaaaACTATTCagctgttcagtttgtggtaaaacattcagacaagcgaacaatctgaaacgacactcaactgtccacactggagagaaactattcagttgttcagattgtggtaaaacattcagacgagCACtcaatctgaaacgacactcaactgtccacactggagagaaactattcagttgttcagtttgtggtaaaacattcagactagcgaacagtctgaaactacactcaactgtccacactggagagaaactattcagttgttcagtttgtggtaaaacattcagacgagCGCACAATCTGAAagaacactcaactgtccacactggagagaaactattcagttgttcagtttgtggtaaaacattcagactagcgcagagactgaaacgacactcaactgtccacactggaaaaacaaattag